The following are from one region of the Erwinia billingiae Eb661 genome:
- the manX gene encoding PTS mannose transporter subunit IIAB: MTIAIVIGTHGWAAEQLIKTAEMLLGEQQNVGWIDFVPGENAETLIEKYQARLTDLDTSKGVLFLVDTWGGSPFNAASRIVVDKENYEVIAGVNIPMLVEAFMARDDDPSFDELVAVAVETGREGVRALKAKEPEPVVAAVAAAPIKAAPVAQKPMGPKDYMNIGLARIDDRLIHGQVATRWTKETNVTRIIVVSDEVAADHVRKTLLTQVAPPGVTAHVVDIAKMIRVWNNPKYGGDRVMLLFTNPTDVERLVEAGVKIPSVNIGGMAFRQGKTQVNNAVSVDDKDIAAFKKLNERGIELEVRKVSSDQRLKMMDLIAKVAQ, from the coding sequence GTGACTATTGCTATTGTGATCGGCACGCACGGCTGGGCCGCGGAGCAGCTGATAAAAACAGCTGAAATGCTCCTTGGGGAACAGCAAAACGTTGGGTGGATTGATTTCGTACCCGGCGAAAATGCGGAAACCCTGATTGAGAAATATCAGGCGAGACTGACCGATTTAGATACCAGCAAAGGCGTCCTTTTCCTTGTCGATACCTGGGGAGGCAGTCCGTTTAATGCCGCCAGTCGTATCGTCGTGGACAAGGAGAATTATGAAGTCATTGCCGGGGTCAATATCCCGATGCTGGTCGAAGCCTTTATGGCTCGAGATGATGATCCAAGCTTTGATGAGCTGGTCGCCGTCGCTGTTGAGACCGGCCGCGAAGGCGTCAGAGCGTTAAAAGCGAAAGAGCCTGAGCCCGTTGTGGCAGCGGTCGCTGCTGCACCGATAAAAGCCGCACCGGTAGCCCAGAAACCGATGGGGCCAAAGGACTATATGAACATTGGCCTGGCGAGGATCGATGACCGTCTGATCCACGGACAGGTGGCAACTCGCTGGACCAAAGAAACCAACGTAACCCGCATTATCGTGGTCAGTGACGAAGTGGCTGCCGACCATGTGCGTAAAACACTGCTGACTCAGGTTGCTCCGCCTGGCGTGACTGCCCATGTGGTAGATATCGCAAAAATGATCCGCGTGTGGAATAACCCGAAATATGGCGGCGACCGCGTAATGTTGCTGTTTACCAACCCTACCGATGTAGAACGCCTGGTTGAAGCAGGGGTTAAAATCCCGAGCGTCAATATTGGTGGTATGGCATTCCGTCAGGGTAAAACGCAGGTTAACAATGCCGTTTCCGTTGACGATAAGGATATTGCGGCTTTCAAGAAGCTGAATGAACGTGGCATTGAACTGGAAGTGCGTAAAGTTTCCAGTGACCAGCGCCTGAAGATGATGGACCTGATAGCCAAAGTGGCTCAGTAA
- a CDS encoding PTS mannose/fructose/sorbose transporter subunit IIC produces the protein MEITTLQIVLIFIIACIAGMGSILDEFQFHRPLVACTLIGAVLGDMKTGIIIGGTLEMIALGWMNIGAAVAPDAALASIISTILVIAGGQSVGAGIALAIPLAAAGQVLTIIVRTITVAFQHAADKAAEKGNLTAISWIHVSALVLQAMRIAIPAIIVAVSVGTSVVQGLLESIPDVVTNGLNIAGGMIVVVGYAMVINMMRAGYLMPFFYLGFVTAAFTNFNLVALGVIGVVMAVLYIQLAPKYNRVAGGQASGPVTNDLDNELD, from the coding sequence ATGGAGATAACCACTCTTCAAATTGTGCTGATATTTATTATTGCCTGTATTGCAGGTATGGGATCTATTCTCGATGAATTTCAGTTCCACCGTCCGCTTGTGGCTTGTACCTTAATTGGTGCCGTTCTGGGCGATATGAAAACCGGTATTATTATCGGTGGTACGCTGGAAATGATCGCCCTGGGTTGGATGAACATCGGTGCCGCCGTGGCCCCGGATGCCGCCCTCGCCTCTATTATTTCTACCATCCTGGTTATTGCCGGCGGACAAAGCGTAGGTGCCGGTATTGCTCTGGCAATTCCACTGGCCGCTGCGGGTCAGGTACTGACGATTATCGTTCGTACCATTACCGTTGCCTTCCAGCATGCTGCCGATAAAGCCGCCGAAAAAGGGAACCTGACCGCGATTTCCTGGATCCATGTCTCGGCACTGGTTCTGCAGGCGATGCGTATCGCTATCCCGGCCATCATCGTGGCAGTGTCAGTGGGTACCAGCGTCGTTCAGGGCCTGCTTGAATCGATCCCGGATGTGGTGACCAACGGCCTGAATATCGCCGGTGGTATGATCGTTGTCGTCGGTTATGCGATGGTGATCAACATGATGCGTGCGGGCTATCTGATGCCTTTCTTCTATCTCGGTTTCGTTACCGCGGCCTTCACCAACTTTAACCTGGTTGCGCTGGGTGTGATTGGTGTGGTGATGGCGGTGCTGTATATCCAGCTGGCACCGAAATATAACCGCGTGGCGGGTGGTCAGGCTTCCGGGCCAGTGACCAACGACCTTGATAACGAATTAGATTAG
- a CDS encoding PTS mannose transporter subunit IID, with product MVDTTTTTTTSAPLKKLTPGDVRGVFLRSNLFQGSWNFERMQALGFCYSMVPVIRRLYPENNDDRKQAIKRHLEFFNTHPYVAAPVLGVTMAMEEQRANGAPIDDAAINGIKVGLMGPLAGVGDPIFWGTVRPVFAALGAGIAMSGSLLGPLLFFVLFNVVRLLVRYYGVAYGYRKGVDIVSDMGGGFLQKLTEGASILGLFVMGALVNKWTHVNVPLVVSRITDQTGKTTVTTVQSILDQLMPGLIPLLLTFGCMWLLRRKVNALWIIIGFFVIGIFGYWIGLLGL from the coding sequence ATGGTTGATACCACTACAACTACAACGACCTCAGCTCCGCTGAAAAAACTGACGCCAGGCGATGTGCGTGGTGTATTCCTGCGCTCTAACCTGTTCCAGGGTTCGTGGAACTTCGAACGTATGCAGGCGCTGGGTTTCTGTTACTCCATGGTTCCGGTGATCCGTCGCCTCTATCCTGAGAATAACGACGACCGCAAACAGGCAATCAAACGTCACCTGGAATTCTTCAACACCCACCCTTACGTTGCTGCACCGGTTCTGGGTGTGACCATGGCGATGGAAGAGCAGCGTGCAAACGGTGCCCCTATAGATGACGCCGCAATTAACGGCATCAAAGTGGGTCTGATGGGTCCTCTGGCTGGCGTAGGCGACCCGATTTTCTGGGGTACGGTGCGTCCGGTATTCGCGGCACTGGGTGCCGGTATTGCCATGAGCGGCAGCCTGCTGGGTCCGTTGCTGTTCTTCGTGCTGTTTAACGTGGTGCGTTTGCTGGTGCGTTATTACGGCGTGGCCTATGGCTACCGTAAAGGTGTCGATATCGTTAGCGATATGGGCGGCGGCTTCCTGCAGAAACTGACCGAGGGGGCATCGATCCTGGGCCTGTTTGTGATGGGGGCGCTGGTCAACAAGTGGACGCACGTAAACGTACCGCTTGTTGTCTCGCGCATTACCGATCAGACCGGTAAAACCACCGTGACGACCGTGCAGTCGATTCTCGATCAGCTGATGCCGGGCTTAATCCCGCTGTTACTGACCTTCGGCTGTATGTGGCTGCTGCGTCGTAAAGTGAACGCGCTGTGGATTATCATCGGCTTCTTCGTGATTGGGATCTTCGGCTACTGGATTGGGCTGTTAGGTCTGTAA
- a CDS encoding DUF986 family protein, with the protein MSLTDYVIVLFIALFLAYAIYDEFIMDRRKGPTQLKVLLKRRNKLDSLIFVGLVAILIYQNVNNQGPRITTTLLMALTFLSVYLFWIRLPKLLFKPEGFYYANIFIDYRRIKAMNLSEDGILVIELENRRLLIHVRKLDDLESIYHYMVQQQ; encoded by the coding sequence ATGTCACTCACTGATTACGTCATCGTGTTGTTTATCGCACTGTTTCTGGCTTATGCGATTTACGATGAGTTTATAATGGACCGGCGGAAAGGGCCGACACAATTAAAGGTGCTGCTGAAGCGCCGCAACAAGCTGGACAGCCTGATTTTTGTTGGCCTGGTGGCGATTCTGATTTATCAGAACGTCAACAATCAGGGCCCGAGGATCACCACCACACTGCTGATGGCGTTGACCTTCCTGTCTGTTTATCTGTTCTGGATCCGCCTGCCTAAGCTGCTGTTCAAACCCGAAGGGTTTTACTACGCCAATATCTTTATCGACTATAGGCGGATCAAAGCGATGAATCTGTCTGAAGACGGAATTCTGGTGATCGAACTTGAAAACCGTCGGTTGCTAATCCACGTCAGAAAACTGGATGACCTGGAAAGCATTTATCACTATATGGTGCAACAGCAGTAG
- the rlmA gene encoding 23S rRNA (guanine(745)-N(1))-methyltransferase codes for MSYLCPLCHLPLLPLATGLRCDNQHQFDRAKEGYINLLPVQHKRSKQPGDSADMMLARREFLDAGHYQPLQERVCEIFERILPVHASSVLDIGCGEGYYTHAVASRLQARGESTVFGLDVSKVAVRFGARRYHNVDFCVASSHRLPFAKQQFDAVLRIYAPCKAEELARVVKESGYVLTVTPGPRHLIQFKALIYQDVKLHDETPEEMAGFELVEQHSLNYPMQLTSEESGALLQMTPFAWRARPEVWGVLATTTQFDCETDFTLRLWQRKSVEAEVIAPLASAEEAVVEAPATDDDTEGEGVA; via the coding sequence ATGTCTTACCTTTGCCCCCTTTGTCATCTGCCCCTGCTGCCACTGGCAACGGGTTTGCGCTGCGATAATCAGCACCAGTTTGATCGGGCGAAGGAGGGCTACATCAACCTGTTGCCGGTACAACACAAGCGTTCGAAGCAGCCCGGTGACAGTGCTGATATGATGCTGGCCCGCCGCGAGTTTCTCGATGCCGGGCATTATCAGCCGTTGCAGGAAAGGGTGTGCGAAATCTTCGAACGGATCCTGCCTGTGCACGCGTCGTCAGTATTAGATATTGGCTGTGGTGAGGGCTACTACACCCACGCTGTCGCCAGCAGGCTGCAGGCGAGGGGAGAGAGTACGGTGTTCGGCCTCGACGTCTCTAAAGTGGCGGTACGCTTTGGTGCCCGGCGTTATCACAATGTAGACTTTTGCGTCGCCTCCAGCCACCGTCTGCCTTTTGCCAAACAGCAATTTGATGCCGTGCTGCGGATATACGCCCCGTGTAAAGCTGAAGAGCTGGCGCGCGTAGTGAAAGAGAGTGGCTACGTGCTGACCGTTACTCCTGGCCCGCGTCATCTGATCCAGTTTAAGGCGTTAATTTATCAGGACGTGAAGCTACATGACGAGACGCCAGAAGAGATGGCCGGTTTTGAGCTGGTCGAACAGCACTCGCTGAATTATCCAATGCAGCTGACCAGCGAGGAGTCCGGCGCTCTGTTGCAGATGACGCCGTTTGCCTGGCGTGCCCGTCCGGAAGTGTGGGGCGTGCTGGCGACCACCACGCAGTTTGACTGTGAAACCGACTTTACTCTGCGACTGTGGCAGCGCAAGAGCGTCGAAGCGGAAGTTATCGCGCCGCTGGCGTCCGCTGAGGAAGCCGTCGTCGAGGCTCCAGCCACTGACGACGATACCGAGGGTGAGGGCGTAGCGTAA
- the cspE gene encoding transcription antiterminator/RNA stability regulator CspE — protein sequence MAKIKGQVKWFNESKGFGFITPADGSKDVFVHFSAIQGNGFKTLAEGQNVEFEIQDGQKGPAAVNVTAI from the coding sequence ATGGCAAAGATTAAAGGTCAGGTTAAGTGGTTCAACGAGTCTAAAGGTTTTGGTTTCATCACCCCTGCAGACGGCAGCAAAGACGTGTTCGTACACTTCTCTGCAATCCAGGGTAATGGCTTCAAAACTCTGGCTGAAGGCCAGAACGTTGAGTTCGAAATCCAGGACGGCCAGAAAGGCCCTGCTGCAGTGAACGTCACCGCTATCTAA
- a CDS encoding DUF2627 domain-containing protein: MYGIFSKEVLSKDVDVEYHFLAELLYRASCSNFFWFFCT, encoded by the coding sequence ATGTATGGCATCTTCAGTAAAGAAGTTTTGAGTAAAGACGTTGACGTTGAATACCACTTCCTTGCCGAGCTTTTATATCGTGCCTCATGCAGTAACTTTTTCTGGTTTTTCTGTACGTAA